In Daphnia magna isolate NIES linkage group LG7, ASM2063170v1.1, whole genome shotgun sequence, a single genomic region encodes these proteins:
- the LOC116926530 gene encoding geranylgeranyl transferase type-1 subunit beta, with protein sequence MEDCKEFTKEKHAKYFLRCLNALPSSLVSLDSIRLSISFFAISGLDVLGRLDLLDKHREEYINWIYLFQILPNQDDESLERCGFRGSLAATLSLESHSPSHVGRSVNIGTVSSHPLDTSHITMTYAAINTLLILGDDLGRLQRKGILAGVKALQLENGSFAATLEGSESDVRFVYCACSICYILQDWSAINIETTTNYIVNSISYDGAIGQDKNQEGHAGLTFCGIAALSLMGTLDSALNLKQKAKLVRWLVSRQQSGFQGRPNKLPVDTCYSFWVPATLKILGAHQFIDRKRNRQFVLDTQCNVVGGLSKWIDHSSDPLHSYLGLAGLSVCEDTDLVEMIHPALNVTMRAFNHWKKLTSEFI encoded by the exons ATGGAAGATTGTAAAGAattcacaaaagaaaagcaTGCGAAATACTTTTTAAGATGCCTGAATGCATTGCCCTCTTCACTTGTATCATTGGATTCCATAAG gCTATCAATATCATTCTTTGCCATATCTGGTCTTGATGTGTTGGGACGACTGGATTTGCTGGATAAGCACAGAGAGGAATACATCAACTGGATATACCTTTTCCAGATATTACCAAATCAAGATGATGAAAGCCTGGAACGCTGTGGTTTTCGTGGATCACTGGCTGCCACATTATCCCTTGAAAGTCACAGCCCTAGTCATGTTGGCAGAAGTGTAAACATAGGAACAGTTTCCTCGCATCCCTTAGATACTTCACACATAACAATGACATATGCAGCAATCAATACTCTTCTTATTCTCGGTGATGATTTGGGACGGTtacaaagaaaaggaattttGGCTGGCGTAAAAGCGCTTCAGCTAGAAAATGGGAG TTTTGCCGCCACACTTGAAGGCAGTGAAAGCGACGTTCGTTTCGTCTACTGTGCCTGTTCCATTTGCTACATATTGCAGGACTGGTCAGCCATTAACAttgaaacaaccaccaattatATCGTTAATTCTATA AGCTATGATGGAGCCATCGGGCAAGACAAAAATCAGGAAGGACATGCTGGTCTTACATTCTGTGGAATTGCGGCCCTGAGTTTGATGGGAACTTTGGATTCCGCCCTAAATTTAAAGCAG AAAGCAAAACTAGTTCGCTGGCTGGTTTCCCGTCAACAAAGTGGATTTCAAGGCCGACCGAACAAGCTTCCAGTCGATACCTGTTATTCATTCTGGGTACCTGCGACTCTGAAA ATTCTTGGAGCCCACCAATTTATCGATCGCAAAAGGAATCGCCAATTTGTGTTGGATACACAGTGCAATGTCGTAGGAGGACTATCAAAATGGATCGATCACTCGAGCGATCCTCTTCACTCATATCTGG GTCTTGCCGGGCTAAGCGTTTGCGAAGACACAGATTTAGTGGAAATGATCCATCCGGCATTAAATGTGACGATGAGGGCTTTCAATCACTGGAAAAAATTAACCAGTGAGTTTATCTGA
- the LOC116926544 gene encoding uncharacterized protein LOC116926544, translated as MASNLVAYDESDSESDEEMDQSPVITKQNLLTESIREDNEIPKPSEKELKLAELASREKTNLRKCDLLTSISHKKNGKIMIGIPSLVDLEDDTEKKKVQIVDKISVAGQSKLFSKLPPPKNSPHEPAFIISKPVRKDPIKKSLPLIPQSVARQQMSKKDSDDEDVSDSFFTMDEPTLKVQAEPMDIGASLQMITTTSQQEEIVYPIMPTNQQYNMAGMLNSASLYQQREDPGLELDNVALQALQGSSGVKRKLPDDAQIIEIKGERLTYDPNMSYLKAISEEKSNTRGPDIAYNKLQKKKHQITYLAAQAKAREVDLKNQWAQNKSTKRQTQAKYGF; from the exons ATGGCGTCAAATCTTGTTGCATACGACGAAAGTGACAGTGAATCTGATGAAGAAATGGACCAGTCACCTGTAATTACCAAACAGAACCTTTTAACTGAAAGCATCCGCGAAGATAATGAAATTCCTAAACCTTCAGAAAAGGAACTAAAATTGGCAGAGCTAGCAAGCAGAGAAAAGACAAACTTAAGGAAGTGTGATCTATTGACAAGCATAAGCCataagaaaaatggaaaaattatGATTGGCATTCCCTCATTAGTTGAT TTGGAAGACGAcacagagaagaaaaaagtgcAAATAGTTGACAAAATTTCTGTTGCAGGACAGTCTAAACTATTTTCAAAATTACCACCTCCAAAAAATTCACCCCATGAACCTGCCTTTATCATTAGTAAACCAGTTAGAAAGGATCCCATAAAGAAAAGTCTACCTTTAATTCCCCAATCTGTGGCAAGGCAGCAGATGTCGAAGAAAGATTCTGATGATGAAGATGTATCTGATAGCTTCTTTACAATGGATGAGCCAACACTGAAAGTACAAGCAGAACCTATGGATATTGGGGCATCATTACAGATGATTACTACTACAAGTCAACAGGAGGAAATAGTATATCCCATCATGCCCACTAACCAGCAGTATAATATGGCAGGGATGTTAAATTCAGCATCCCTGTACCAACAAAGGGAAGATCCTGGACTGGAACTAGATAATGTTGCA TTACAGGCACTTCAGGGTTCCTCTGGTGTGAAACGCAAGCTACCAGATGATGCACAGATAATTGAAATTAAAGGCGAGCGTTTAACATACGACCCTAACATGTCTTACCTGAAAGCAATCTCCGAAGAAAAGTCGAACACTAGAGGACCAGATATTGCATACAACAAGTtacagaagaagaaacatcaaATCACTTACTTAGCTGCTCAAGCCAAAGCCCGTGAGGTGGATCTCAAGAACCAATGGGCTCAAAACAAATCCACCAAACGACAAACACAAGCAAAATATGGATTTTAA
- the LOC116926504 gene encoding sodium/hydrogen exchanger 8 — MMNRRFVRILGLLVLLTQNLNIIETTDINGEGRQKDVNVTHLETVKDEKPNSSNVSAFPVANNDTFFSHHPSRNELDPALPGKGSAEEEHHNSLSIFLVLVLLGICILLIHVMLKFHFHYVPESVAVIFVGALIGLFLKLMSYQHVADWAKEAAFSPTIFFLVLLPPIIFESGYNLHKGNFFQNIGSITVFAVFGTLISAVIVGSGVYVLGLADIAYKLSFIESFAFGSLISAVDPVATLAIFQALDVDPVLNMLVFGESILNDAVAIVLTTTILEIDSPEMNDMSGGQLVLHGVGRFCLMFFASAAIGVACALTSALLLKYVELRRNPSLEFSMMMVFTYLPYALAEGIHLSGIMAILFCGIVMSHYTHYNLSPITQITMKQTMRTIAFIAETSVFAYLGLGIFSFPHRFEPALVIWSIVLCLLGRLVNIFPLSALVNRFRQHKITKKMMFIMWFSGLRGAIAYALSLHLEFEMETRRVIVTTTLVIVLFTILVLGGSTMPLLKCLKSKSPIRNRLRKSGAPVNATLSKTLKLDQPLESDVLSEMTEEEMDVTLIQQQQALSGFIRFDLQYLFPIFTHRFSRNEVRECRQQMSNLASQWQQAVRSSPAAVSSSTQPVATSQLNNSEANNISE, encoded by the exons ATGATGAACCGGCGATTCGTTCGCATTCTGGGGTTGCTTGTGCTATTGACACAGAATCTCAATATTATTGAGACCACGGATATCAACGGTGAAGGCCGTCAAAAAGATGTGAACGTCACACATTTGGAGACCGTGAAAGATGAGAAGCCAAATTCATCCAACGTGTCAGCATTTCCCGTAGCTAATAATGACAC TTTCTTCAGCCATCACCCATCTCGGAATGAGCTTGATCCTGCCCTGCCAGGCAAAGGTTCAGCTGAAGAAGAGCATCACAATTCCCTCTCAATATTCTTAGTGCTTGTTCTGCTTGGTATCTGCATACTTTTGATCCATGTCATGCTCAAATTTCACTTTCACTATGTGCCTGAAAGTGTTGCAGTTATCTTTGTTG GTGCATTGATTGGGCTATTTTTAAAGCTTATGTCATACCAGCATGTTGCTGATTGGGCTAAAGAAGCAGCTTTTTCTcctaccattttttttcttgttcttctgCCACCCATCATCTTTGAATCGGGCTACAATTTACACAAG GgtaattttttccaaaatattGGGTCCATTACAGTTTTTGCCGTATTCGGGACTCTGATCTCAGCCGTGATTGTCGGAAGCGGAGTTTATGTTTTAGGACTG GCAGATATAGCTTACAAATTGAGTTTTATCGAGAGCTTTGCATTTGGCTCGCTCATAAGTGCAGTGGATCCTGTTGCAACACTAGCCATCTTTCAAGCCCTTGATGTAGATCCGGTGTTGAATATGCTTGTGTTCGGGGAGAGCATTCTTAACGATGCCGTCGCCATTGTGCTGACAACTACAATCCTTGAAATCGATTCCCCTGAAATGAATGACATGTCCGGTGGTCAGCTAGTATTGCACGGTGTTGGCCGATTTTGCCTTATGTTCTTCGCCTCGGCCGCCATAGGAGTGGCCTGCGCACTAACCAGCGCTTTG TTGTTGAAATATGTCGAATTGCGACGTAATCCTTCCCTAGAATTCAGCATGATGATGGTGTTCACCTACCTGCCTTATGCACTGGCTGAAGGTATCCACTTATCGGGCATCATGGCCATCCTCTTTTGCGGGATAGTCATGTCCCACTACACCCACTATAATCTATCGCCGATAACACAAATAACAATGAAGCAGACCATGCGGACGATCGCTTTCATTGCTG AAACGTCAGTATTTGCCTACTTAGGCCTTGGTATTTTTAGCTTTCCTCATCGGTTCGAACCCGCACTCGTCATATGGAGCATTGTTCTATGTTTATTAG GACGATTGGTAAATATTTTTCCTCTCTCAGCCCTGGTCAACCGCTTCCGTCAGCataaaataacgaaaaaaatg ATGTTCATCATGTGGTTCAGTGGCTTGCGAGGTGCCATCGCCTACGCACTGTCGCTTCATCTTGAATTCGAAATGGAGACAAGACGTGTTATAGTCACTACCACACTTGTTATTGTTCTCTTTACGATATTAGTGCTCGGAGGGTCTACTATGCCGCTATTGAAATGCCTTAAAA GCAAAAGTCCGATTCGCAACAGACTAAGAAAAAGTGGTGCTCCAGTAAACGCGACGTTAAGCAAGACACTGAAGCTGGATCAGCCTCTGGAGTCGGACGTACTATCTGAGATGacggaagaagaaatggatgTCACTTTGATCCAGCAGCAGCAAGCTCTCAGTGGTTTCATTCGATTTGATTTGCAGTATCTGTTCCCCATTTTCACGCACCGTTTTTCACGGAATGAAGTTCGTGAGTGTCGCCAGCAAATGTCAAATTTAGCTAGTCAGTGGCAACAAGCCGTCCGCTCGTCGCCAGCAGCTGTATCTTCGTCCACACAACCAGTTGCTACGTCTCAGCTGAACAACAGTGAAGCAAACAATATTTCTGAATGA
- the LOC116926528 gene encoding guanine nucleotide-binding protein G(s) subunit alpha: MGCFGRSSSKSDAEESKRRKEANKKINQQIQKDKQVYRATHRLLLLGAGESGKSTIVKQMRILHVDGFSEEEKIQKIEDIKKNIRDAILTITGAMSTLTPPVSLENPANQFRVDYIQDVASQPDFDYPPEFYDYTEVLWQDRGVQACYERSNEYQLIDCAKYFLDRVHIVKRSDYTPTEQDILRCRVLTSGIFETRFQVDKVNFHMFDVGGQRDERRKWIQCFNDVTAIIFVTACSSYNMVLREDPSQNRLRESLDLFKSIWNNRWLRTISVILFLNKQDLLAEKVRAGKSRLDEYFPDFSRYVTPPDAATEPGEDAEVVRAKYFIRDEFLRISTASGDGKHYCYPHFTCAVDTENIRRVFNDCRDIIQRMHLRQYELL; the protein is encoded by the exons ATGGGCTGCTTCGGCCGCAGCTCCTCCAAATCGGATGCGGAGGAGAGCAAACGGCGTAAAGAGGCCAACAAGAAGATCAACCAGCAAATACAAAAGGACAAGCAAGTCTACAGGGCAACACATCGGCTTCTTCTGCTCG GAGCCGGTGAATCGGGCAAGAGCACCATAGTCAAACAGATGAGGATTCTCCACGTTGACGGATTTAGCGAGGA ggAGAAGATACAAAAGATTGAAGACATCAAAAAGAATATACGTGATGCCATCCTG ACAATAACAGGAGCCATGAGCACGCTAACGCCGCCCGTCTCGTTGGAGAATCCTGCCAATCAGTTTAGAGTCGATTACATTCAGGACGTTGCCTCGCAGCCGGATTTTGATTATCCACCT GAATTCTACGATTATACAGAGGTTCTATGGCAAGACAGGGGCGTTCAAGCCTGCTACGAACGCTCAAACGAGTACCAGCTGATTGATTGTGCCAAATA tTTTCTGGATCGAGTGCACATCGTTAAACGGTCCGATTACACACCTACCGAACAGGACATCCTACGTTGTCGTGTCTTGACATCCGGTATTTTTGAGACGAGGTTCCAGGTCGACAAAGTCAACTTTCA TATGTTTGACGTGGGCGGTCAGCGGGACGAGCGGCGTAAATGGATCCAGTGCTTCAATGACGTCACTGCCATCATCTTCGTGACGGCCTGTTCGTCGTACAACATGGTCCTGCGCGAAGATCCCAGCCAAAACAGACTTCGCGAATCCCTTGACCTTTTCAAATCCATTTGGAATAACCGGTGGCTCAGGACGATATctgttattctttttctcaaCAAACAG GATTTGCTGGCGGAGAAAGTTCGAGCCGGCAAATCTCGTCTGGATGAATACTTTCCCGATTTTTCACGTTACGTCACCCCACCAGATGCCGCTACCGAACCTGGAGAAGATGCAGAG GTGGTAAGAGCAAAGTATTTTATCCGAGATGAGTTCCTCCGTATTTCAACGGCCTCTGGTGATGGCAAGCATTATTGTTACCCTCATTTCACCTGCGCCGTAGACACGGAGAATATCCGGCGTGTCTTTAACGACTGCCGAGACATCATCCAACGGATGCATCTCCGACAGTATGAACTCCTTTGA
- the LOC116926520 gene encoding uncharacterized protein LOC116926520 isoform X1, which yields MEESKSPVLSCKKKGKSTKILLASPILSCGRKRKKPLPDDSPVFLRSIRKTRSSKGGESPVIDSFCSPPTSEGSPMRPHKLKPKSLFIDIDETPPSVNSQLSQTSAEHSRESNHHIIEEESHSESSGSESEVIVHERTMSDNEDKLDTTVTDASSRSQNSTAISQTSSYYSGISTPEKKTVRSKPIPTGSARKKRQYKPSGLAKQLSKLLVRQESDYHLWKFQQKLSSSSTTETTLRDDSFSARLKLRIESLWVGKIHRFAHCCNLLQEQSRVEGSLSYNRVSLLFTPERWERFNSVQAGDIVSIYEPWQSVELMGGVTLLLDFNLLLLCKKVTKEEEVSKLSNIVVGDGLLGSSSTSVHDFTDAADGRACSSASADNIAVAENRRPSSVTVLQTWTCPCQGCTLCHTTI from the exons ATGGAAGAATCAAAATCTCCAGTACTATCTTGtaaaaagaaaggcaaaagTACAAAGATTTTATTGGCGTCACCGATACTCTCTTGtggaagaaagagaaaaaaaccatTGCCTGATGATAGCCCAGTGTTTTTGCGATCTATACGAAAGACAAGAAGCTCTAAAGGAGGAGAATCTCCTGTAATTGACAGTTTTTGCAGTCCACCGACTAGCGAAGGCAGTCCAATGCGTCCTCATAAATTAAAGCCCAAGTCGTTATTCATTGATATTGATGAAACACCACCTTCAGTGAATTCCCAGCTCTCTCAGACTTCAGCCGAACACAGTCGAGAGAGCAACCATCACATTATTGAAGAAGAGAGCCATTCGGAAAGCTCTGGATCTGAAAGTGAGGTCATTGTGCATGAGAGGACCATGTCTGACAATGAAGATAAACTTGATACAACT GTCACCGATGCTAGTAGTAGGTCACAGAATTCAACTGCCATCAGTCAAACATCTTCGTACTACTCAGGAATATCAACACCAGAGAAGAAAACAGTCAGGTCTAAGCCTATCCCAACAGGATCAGCCAGAAAGAAGAGACAGTATAAGCC AAGTGGACTAGCTAAGCAGCTGAGTAAGTTACTAGTTCGTCAAGAATCAGACTACCATTTATGGAAATTTCAGCAAAAGTTAAGCTCATCTTCAACAACAGAGACGACGTTGCGAGATGATTCTTTTAGCGCAAGGCTAAAGTTAAGAATCGAGAGCCTTTGGGTTGGAAAAATCCATCGTTTTGCTCATTGCTGCAACCTTCTACAAGAACAATCCAGAGTTGAAGGAAGTTTATCTTACAACAGGGTCAGCCTGTTGTTCACCCCGGAGCGTTGGGAGAGATTCAACAGCGTCCAAGCTGGTGACATTGTGTCCATCTACGAACCTTG GCAGAGCGTGGAGTTGATGGGAGGAGTGACCCTCCTTTTGGATTTCAAcctgctgctgctgtgcaAAAAGGTCACCAAAGAGGAGGAGGTATCCAAATTAAGCAACATTGTTGTTGGTGATGGTCTCCTCGGCAGCAGCAGTACAAGCGTACACGACTTCACGGACGCTGCTGATGGACGTGCTTGTTCTTCTGCGAGTGCTGATAATATCGCCGTTGCTGAAAATAGACGCCCTTCGTCGGTGACCGTTCTGCAAACATGGACCTGTCCATGCCAAG gTTGCACTTTATGCCATACTACGATTTAA
- the LOC116926520 gene encoding uncharacterized protein LOC116926520 isoform X2, whose product MEESKSPVLSCKKKGKSTKILLASPILSCGRKRKKPLPDDSPVFLRSIRKTRSSKGGESPVIDSFCSPPTSEGSPMRPHKLKPKSLFIDIDETPPSVNSQLSQTSAEHSRESNHHIIEEESHSESSGSESEVIVHERTMSDNEDKLDTTVTDASSRSQNSTAISQTSSYYSGISTPEKKTVRSKPIPTGSARKKRQYKPSGLAKQLKTTLRDDSFSARLKLRIESLWVGKIHRFAHCCNLLQEQSRVEGSLSYNRVSLLFTPERWERFNSVQAGDIVSIYEPWQSVELMGGVTLLLDFNLLLLCKKVTKEEEVSKLSNIVVGDGLLGSSSTSVHDFTDAADGRACSSASADNIAVAENRRPSSVTVLQTWTCPCQGCTLCHTTI is encoded by the exons ATGGAAGAATCAAAATCTCCAGTACTATCTTGtaaaaagaaaggcaaaagTACAAAGATTTTATTGGCGTCACCGATACTCTCTTGtggaagaaagagaaaaaaaccatTGCCTGATGATAGCCCAGTGTTTTTGCGATCTATACGAAAGACAAGAAGCTCTAAAGGAGGAGAATCTCCTGTAATTGACAGTTTTTGCAGTCCACCGACTAGCGAAGGCAGTCCAATGCGTCCTCATAAATTAAAGCCCAAGTCGTTATTCATTGATATTGATGAAACACCACCTTCAGTGAATTCCCAGCTCTCTCAGACTTCAGCCGAACACAGTCGAGAGAGCAACCATCACATTATTGAAGAAGAGAGCCATTCGGAAAGCTCTGGATCTGAAAGTGAGGTCATTGTGCATGAGAGGACCATGTCTGACAATGAAGATAAACTTGATACAACT GTCACCGATGCTAGTAGTAGGTCACAGAATTCAACTGCCATCAGTCAAACATCTTCGTACTACTCAGGAATATCAACACCAGAGAAGAAAACAGTCAGGTCTAAGCCTATCCCAACAGGATCAGCCAGAAAGAAGAGACAGTATAAGCC AAGTGGACTAGCTAAGCAGCTGA AGACGACGTTGCGAGATGATTCTTTTAGCGCAAGGCTAAAGTTAAGAATCGAGAGCCTTTGGGTTGGAAAAATCCATCGTTTTGCTCATTGCTGCAACCTTCTACAAGAACAATCCAGAGTTGAAGGAAGTTTATCTTACAACAGGGTCAGCCTGTTGTTCACCCCGGAGCGTTGGGAGAGATTCAACAGCGTCCAAGCTGGTGACATTGTGTCCATCTACGAACCTTG GCAGAGCGTGGAGTTGATGGGAGGAGTGACCCTCCTTTTGGATTTCAAcctgctgctgctgtgcaAAAAGGTCACCAAAGAGGAGGAGGTATCCAAATTAAGCAACATTGTTGTTGGTGATGGTCTCCTCGGCAGCAGCAGTACAAGCGTACACGACTTCACGGACGCTGCTGATGGACGTGCTTGTTCTTCTGCGAGTGCTGATAATATCGCCGTTGCTGAAAATAGACGCCCTTCGTCGGTGACCGTTCTGCAAACATGGACCTGTCCATGCCAAG gTTGCACTTTATGCCATACTACGATTTAA